In Alphaproteobacteria bacterium, one DNA window encodes the following:
- a CDS encoding NAD(P)-dependent oxidoreductase — translation MPVTVAMYEKSLDHIGERLNALKLDIKVLPFGKDGKFRIDGASVSPGEVDVDYFWLSSHINPDGARKLAFDTILGCRSVGVLQTFNAGLDDPVYKQVSDKGTRICNSSAQGVAIAEYVMAHVLSLIHPIDRQRELQAARKWENTPFREVSQMNWLIIGYGPIGQELSNRVKAFGATVDVVRRTPHTSEFVDRSGTMADLPEFLPDADVIVLACALNDDTRDFADEKFFAAAKKGVILVNIGRGALIVDNALIAALDSGHLGHAVLDVFRQEPMQQDDPLWSHPKIRVTPHTSFAGDGARGRWDNLFLDNIARFVKGRPLAFEVNPRDI, via the coding sequence ATGCCCGTAACGGTCGCTATGTACGAAAAATCGCTGGACCATATCGGCGAACGGCTCAATGCGCTCAAGCTCGATATCAAGGTCCTGCCCTTCGGCAAGGACGGCAAGTTCAGGATTGACGGCGCATCCGTTTCGCCCGGTGAAGTCGATGTCGATTATTTCTGGCTGTCGAGCCACATCAATCCCGACGGCGCCCGCAAACTGGCCTTCGACACCATCCTGGGATGCAGGTCGGTCGGCGTGCTGCAGACCTTCAATGCCGGCCTCGACGATCCCGTCTACAAGCAGGTTTCCGACAAGGGCACCCGCATCTGCAACAGCAGCGCGCAGGGCGTGGCGATTGCGGAATATGTCATGGCGCATGTGCTGAGCCTGATCCATCCGATCGATCGCCAGCGCGAATTGCAGGCCGCCAGGAAATGGGAGAACACCCCGTTCCGCGAGGTTTCGCAAATGAACTGGCTGATCATCGGCTACGGGCCGATTGGCCAGGAACTGTCCAATCGGGTCAAGGCATTCGGCGCGACCGTCGATGTCGTGCGCCGCACGCCCCATACATCGGAATTCGTGGACCGGTCCGGCACCATGGCCGACCTGCCGGAATTCCTGCCCGATGCGGACGTCATCGTCCTCGCCTGCGCGCTGAACGACGACACGCGGGATTTCGCCGATGAAAAATTCTTCGCCGCCGCGAAGAAGGGCGTCATTTTGGTCAATATCGGGCGCGGCGCGCTGATCGTCGACAACGCCCTGATCGCGGCGCTGGACAGCGGCCATCTTGGCCATGCGGTACTGGATGTCTTTCGCCAGGAACCGATGCAGCAGGACGACCCCTTGTGGTCCCACCCGAAAATCCGGGTAACGCCGCATACATCCTTTGCCGGTGACGGCGCCCGGGGCCGCTGGGACAACCTGTTCCTGGACAATATCGCCCGGTTCGTGAAGGGCCGCCCGCTGGCGTTCGAGGTCAATCCCCGGGACATCTGA
- a CDS encoding LLM class flavin-dependent oxidoreductase, giving the protein MKLGLFMMPLHPPTRTVAACYDRDIDQLVLADRLGFDEAWLGEHFTEKWENAPAPDLLIAKALALTKNIKFGTGVTLLGMHEPVYLAHRVAMLDHLAHGRFQWGIGLGGIPTDMQLMGLDPATARGRAEEALDVILGLWQADENGFTHHGKHFSIDAPKMDPVTGRGLHMKPLQLPHPPISVAASTPKSGSLRIAGARGWAPMSSSLLSATHLPGHWDLVAEGAKSAGRSASRSDWRVARDIFVGPTPKIARERARATMGRNYDEHQHASRVGTVQIATTKLDPAMPDEAVDVDYLMENVWIVGDPAECEDKIRALYDVTGGFGSLLSITADSDDAGWDHESLRLLAEDVGPRIADLG; this is encoded by the coding sequence ATGAAGCTCGGCCTGTTCATGATGCCCCTGCACCCGCCGACCCGGACGGTCGCGGCATGCTACGACCGCGATATCGACCAGCTCGTGCTGGCCGACAGGCTGGGCTTCGACGAGGCCTGGCTGGGCGAGCATTTCACCGAGAAATGGGAAAACGCCCCGGCGCCCGACCTGCTGATCGCCAAGGCGCTGGCGCTGACAAAAAACATCAAATTCGGCACGGGGGTAACCCTGCTGGGCATGCATGAACCGGTCTATCTGGCGCACCGGGTCGCCATGCTGGACCATCTGGCGCATGGCCGTTTCCAGTGGGGCATCGGGCTGGGCGGCATCCCGACCGACATGCAGTTGATGGGGCTGGACCCGGCCACGGCGCGCGGCCGGGCGGAAGAGGCGCTCGACGTCATCCTGGGGTTGTGGCAGGCGGATGAGAACGGCTTCACCCATCACGGCAAACATTTCAGCATCGACGCGCCGAAAATGGACCCGGTCACCGGCCGGGGCCTGCACATGAAACCCCTGCAGCTCCCCCACCCGCCGATTTCGGTCGCGGCCAGCACGCCCAAATCCGGGTCGCTGCGCATCGCGGGCGCGCGCGGCTGGGCGCCGATGTCCAGTTCGCTGCTCTCCGCCACCCACCTGCCCGGCCACTGGGACCTTGTGGCCGAGGGGGCGAAAAGCGCCGGCCGCTCGGCCAGCCGCAGCGACTGGCGCGTCGCGCGGGATATTTTCGTCGGCCCCACGCCGAAGATCGCACGCGAGCGGGCGCGCGCCACGATGGGCCGCAATTACGATGAGCACCAGCATGCCAGCCGCGTCGGCACGGTGCAGATCGCGACCACCAAGCTGGACCCCGCCATGCCGGACGAGGCGGTGGATGTGGATTACCTGATGGAAAACGTCTGGATCGTCGGCGATCCGGCGGAATGCGAGGACAAGATCCGCGCGCTGTACGACGTCACCGGCGGCTTCGGGTCGTTGCTGAGCATCACCGCCGATTCCGACGATGCCGGCTGGGACCATGAAAGCCTGCGCCTGCTGGCGGAGGATGTAGGCCCAAGGATCGCGGACCTGGGGTAG
- a CDS encoding amidohydrolase family protein, giving the protein MQIVDAQIHVWGSGLPSNQSHWQVTSFTTEDAVALMDEAGVDAAVIHPPGWDPGAHDMAFKAVKDYPGRFAIMGAVPLDTPEESAERLAGWKQQPGMLGIRYTFLKDSMRQPLEDGTFDWVWKAAEAADIPVSALATDSLAHFGRLAERHPGLRITIDHLGGRGGNTTLKDAEAMTHLPELLKLAKYPNVAVKATGAPGYCSEPWPFAPMHPYLEQIYDAFGPERMFWGTDISKMPCSWRECVTMFTEQLPWLRAADKPLVMGEAICKWWGWDRPA; this is encoded by the coding sequence ATGCAGATTGTCGATGCGCAGATCCATGTATGGGGCAGCGGACTGCCCAGCAACCAGTCGCACTGGCAGGTAACCTCCTTCACCACCGAGGACGCGGTTGCCCTGATGGACGAGGCCGGGGTCGACGCCGCCGTAATCCATCCGCCGGGCTGGGACCCGGGCGCGCATGACATGGCGTTCAAGGCGGTGAAGGATTATCCGGGCCGCTTCGCGATCATGGGCGCGGTGCCGCTGGATACGCCGGAAGAATCGGCGGAACGGCTCGCCGGCTGGAAACAGCAGCCGGGCATGCTCGGCATCCGCTATACCTTCCTGAAGGATTCCATGCGCCAGCCGCTGGAAGACGGGACCTTCGATTGGGTCTGGAAAGCGGCGGAGGCCGCGGATATTCCGGTATCGGCGCTGGCGACGGATTCGCTGGCGCATTTCGGTCGCCTCGCGGAGCGCCATCCGGGACTGCGCATCACCATCGACCATCTGGGCGGACGGGGCGGCAATACGACGCTGAAGGACGCCGAAGCCATGACCCATCTGCCGGAACTGCTGAAACTGGCGAAATATCCCAATGTGGCGGTCAAGGCGACCGGCGCGCCGGGCTATTGCAGCGAGCCCTGGCCGTTTGCGCCGATGCATCCCTATCTGGAACAGATCTACGATGCCTTCGGGCCGGAACGGATGTTCTGGGGTACGGATATCTCGAAGATGCCGTGCTCGTGGCGCGAATGCGTGACGATGTTCACCGAACAGCTGCCCTGGCTGCGCGCGGCGGACAAGCCGCTGGTGATGGGCGAGGCGATTTGCAAATGGTGGGGCTGGGACCGCCCGGCCTGA
- a CDS encoding DUF1134 domain-containing protein, with translation MMRIGKTLLLLVFALTLAATARAEDDTYSVEEIKDKATGFFGDTSEGLAKALEKVFADHGRPNAYIVGEEISGAIGVGLRYGNGTLHRKVGGSRKIYWQGPSIGWDLGGNASKVFTLIYRLKNTEDLFQRFPGVDGSFYFVAGIGVNYQQAGDIVLAPIRTGVGLRAGASIGYLHYNREHSWLPF, from the coding sequence ATGATGCGCATCGGAAAAACACTGCTTTTGCTCGTTTTCGCCCTGACCCTGGCCGCCACGGCGCGGGCGGAGGACGATACCTATTCCGTCGAAGAGATAAAGGACAAGGCAACCGGCTTCTTCGGCGATACGAGCGAGGGACTGGCAAAGGCGCTCGAAAAGGTATTTGCCGATCATGGCCGGCCCAACGCCTATATTGTCGGCGAGGAAATCAGCGGCGCGATCGGCGTCGGCCTGCGTTACGGCAACGGGACGCTGCACCGCAAGGTTGGCGGTTCGCGCAAGATTTACTGGCAGGGTCCGTCCATCGGCTGGGATCTCGGCGGCAACGCCTCCAAGGTGTTCACCCTGATCTACAGGCTGAAGAATACCGAAGACCTGTTCCAGCGCTTTCCGGGCGTCGACGGCAGTTTCTACTTTGTTGCCGGCATTGGTGTGAACTACCAGCAGGCGGGCGATATTGTCCTCGCGCCGATCCGCACCGGCGTGGGCCTGCGCGCCGGCGCCAGTATCGGCTATCTGCATTACAACAGGGAACATTCCTGGCTGCCCTTCTGA
- the glpK gene encoding glycerol kinase GlpK, which produces MTVLAIDQGTTSTRAIVFDAGGTPRGRGQRELPQIFPRPGRVEHGAEEIWAATVAVCRDAMAAAGVGPTEIAGIGISNQRETTIIWDRTTGIPVHNAIVWQDRRTGDHCARLRADGLEPLIQAKTGLLLDPYFSATKIAWLLDNLPGARAKAESGALAFGTVDSFLLWRLTGGRAHATDATNAARTLLYDIHTQEWDDELLRLFGIPRALLPEIRDNTAEFGATDPALFGAAIPVRGMAGDQQAATVGQACFTPGMVKATYGTGCFALINTGEAPVASTSKLLTTLAYRIGGKATYALEGSIFVAGAAVQWLRDGIGMIAQAAEVEALARAANPDSGVYMVPAFTGLGAPHWDPDARGAIFGLTRDTGRAELARAALESVSFQTRDLFEAMAADGATPPAALRVDGGMTANGWAMQFLADILGSPVERPVLQETTALGAAMLAGMQAGVMPGLAELSTRWQRDARFDPAMDESERERRYTGWRDAVRRTRSSP; this is translated from the coding sequence ATGACCGTCCTTGCCATCGATCAGGGAACCACGAGCACCCGGGCCATCGTTTTCGATGCGGGCGGAACGCCGCGCGGCCGGGGCCAGCGGGAACTGCCGCAGATATTTCCGCGACCCGGCCGGGTCGAACACGGGGCGGAGGAAATCTGGGCGGCGACGGTCGCGGTCTGCCGCGACGCGATGGCCGCCGCCGGGGTCGGGCCCACCGAAATTGCCGGGATCGGCATCAGCAACCAGCGCGAAACCACAATCATCTGGGACCGGACGACCGGCATCCCTGTTCACAACGCCATTGTCTGGCAGGACCGCCGCACCGGCGATCACTGCGCCCGGCTGCGCGCCGACGGGCTGGAACCGCTGATCCAGGCAAAGACCGGCCTGCTGCTGGATCCGTATTTTTCCGCCACCAAGATCGCCTGGCTGCTGGACAACCTGCCCGGCGCGCGCGCCAAGGCGGAATCCGGCGCGCTGGCCTTCGGCACCGTGGACAGTTTCCTGCTGTGGCGGCTGACCGGCGGCCGGGCGCATGCCACCGACGCCACAAACGCCGCCCGCACCCTGCTGTATGATATCCATACCCAGGAATGGGACGACGAACTGCTGCGCCTGTTTGGCATTCCGCGCGCGCTGCTGCCGGAAATCCGCGACAATACCGCCGAATTCGGCGCGACCGACCCGGCGCTGTTCGGCGCCGCGATACCGGTGCGCGGCATGGCCGGCGACCAGCAGGCGGCGACGGTCGGCCAGGCCTGCTTCACCCCGGGCATGGTCAAGGCGACATACGGCACCGGCTGTTTCGCGCTGATCAATACCGGCGAGGCGCCCGTCGCCTCCACCAGCAAGCTGCTGACGACGCTGGCCTACCGGATCGGCGGCAAGGCCACCTATGCGCTGGAGGGCAGCATCTTCGTCGCCGGGGCGGCGGTGCAGTGGCTGCGCGACGGCATCGGCATGATCGCGCAGGCGGCGGAGGTCGAGGCGCTGGCCCGCGCGGCCAACCCGGACAGTGGCGTCTATATGGTTCCCGCCTTTACCGGGCTGGGCGCGCCGCACTGGGATCCGGATGCGCGCGGCGCGATTTTCGGACTGACCCGCGATACCGGCCGGGCGGAACTGGCGCGGGCGGCGCTGGAATCGGTCAGCTTCCAGACCCGCGACCTGTTCGAAGCCATGGCCGCCGATGGCGCCACCCCGCCCGCCGCGCTGCGCGTCGATGGCGGCATGACCGCCAACGGCTGGGCGATGCAGTTTCTCGCCGATATCCTGGGCTCGCCGGTCGAACGCCCGGTCCTGCAGGAAACCACGGCGCTGGGCGCGGCGATGCTGGCCGGAATGCAGGCCGGCGTGATGCCGGGACTGGCGGAACTGTCCACCCGCTGGCAGCGGGATGCCCGGTTCGATCCGGCGATGGACGAGAGCGAACGCGAACGCCGTTACACGGGATGGCGGGATGCGGTGCGCCGCACGCGCAGCAGCCCCTAA
- a CDS encoding isocitrate lyase/PEP mutase family protein, whose product MGTATKRLRELLKRDGLLYMPSVYDPFGGRMVQQVGFDAAYVGGFVTGASRAVSEPLLTLTEQVETASAVARSIPLPVIADAGAAFGEPLHATRTVREFINGGIAGVHIEDQLYPKRAHYHKYVAHAIPEAEFGDKIRWACKERDKLDPDFVIIARTDTCRFEGLDVAIRRMEIGAAEGADMGLLFPTDDETARAAPKRSPIPLVYVQSRGNRDGRPVYSLREMEDMGYAACIDAQLFLLAAVNGAREALREMKQSGVYSGFSTEQNVELRQYVEDTIGLDEYYAIEEATVENKG is encoded by the coding sequence ATGGGTACGGCGACAAAACGACTGAGGGAACTGCTGAAACGCGATGGGCTGCTGTACATGCCGTCGGTCTATGACCCGTTCGGCGGCCGCATGGTGCAGCAGGTCGGGTTTGACGCCGCCTATGTCGGCGGGTTCGTCACCGGCGCGTCCCGCGCGGTCAGCGAACCCCTGCTGACCCTGACCGAACAGGTCGAAACGGCGTCCGCCGTGGCGCGGTCGATCCCGCTGCCGGTAATCGCCGACGCGGGCGCCGCCTTCGGCGAACCGCTGCATGCGACCCGAACCGTGCGCGAATTCATCAATGGCGGCATCGCCGGGGTCCATATCGAGGACCAGCTTTATCCCAAGCGCGCGCATTACCACAAGTATGTGGCCCACGCGATTCCCGAAGCGGAATTCGGCGACAAGATCCGCTGGGCCTGCAAGGAGCGCGACAAGCTGGACCCGGATTTCGTCATCATCGCCCGCACCGATACCTGCCGCTTCGAGGGGCTGGATGTGGCGATCCGGCGGATGGAAATCGGCGCGGCGGAAGGGGCCGATATGGGGCTGCTGTTCCCGACGGACGATGAAACCGCGCGCGCCGCGCCCAAAAGGTCGCCGATCCCGCTTGTCTATGTGCAGAGCCGCGGCAACCGCGACGGCCGCCCGGTCTATTCGCTGCGGGAAATGGAGGATATGGGTTATGCCGCCTGCATCGACGCGCAGCTCTTCCTGCTCGCCGCCGTCAATGGCGCGCGCGAGGCCCTGCGGGAAATGAAACAGTCCGGCGTCTATTCCGGGTTCAGCACCGAACAGAATGTGGAACTGCGCCAGTATGTCGAGGACACGATCGGGCTGGACGAATATTACGCCATCGAGGAAGCGACGGTCGAAAACAAGGGTTAG
- a CDS encoding TauD/TfdA family dioxygenase, whose amino-acid sequence MPEATAKSEPSAENPQRINLPCAWYASEMEADKSWIWRFQPEHLEELDAALRISKEKGLAEQDVTKADFPLDGFAKVLDALLDELEFGRGVVLMRGLPVEKYSLEDLRRLYWGIGAHMGKTMSQNINGEHMQEVRDHGFDYSKPEHRGSMTAAKLRPHCDISDVVGLLCVRPAKSGGESTLCSSMTIYNEIFDHHPEMLPAAHHGYRFDLDGKGPTGHPKEVTNPLPVYSWFKGQLSCRFNQKAIEEGAAKIDEPLTKLQQDTIRFIGETALRPDVQMSMDFQPGDIQWLNNYVILHSRTEYVDYPEPDRKRLLLRLWINHAKSRPLDDAFANKTLMGPRVGVKKRPPTYQLNAAD is encoded by the coding sequence ATGCCGGAAGCGACCGCAAAATCGGAACCGAGCGCGGAAAACCCGCAGCGCATCAACCTGCCCTGCGCCTGGTATGCCTCCGAAATGGAGGCGGACAAATCCTGGATCTGGCGGTTTCAGCCCGAACATCTGGAAGAACTGGACGCCGCCCTGCGGATTTCGAAGGAAAAGGGCCTGGCCGAACAGGACGTCACCAAAGCGGATTTCCCGCTGGACGGTTTTGCAAAGGTGCTGGATGCGTTGCTGGACGAACTGGAGTTCGGTCGCGGCGTGGTGCTGATGCGCGGGCTGCCGGTCGAAAAATACAGCCTTGAGGACCTGCGCCGACTCTATTGGGGGATCGGCGCCCATATGGGCAAGACCATGTCGCAGAACATCAATGGCGAACACATGCAGGAAGTCCGCGACCACGGCTTCGACTACTCCAAGCCGGAACACCGCGGCAGCATGACCGCCGCCAAGCTGCGACCGCATTGCGACATCAGCGACGTGGTCGGGCTGCTCTGCGTGCGCCCGGCGAAAAGCGGCGGCGAAAGTACGCTGTGCAGTTCGATGACGATCTACAATGAAATCTTCGACCATCACCCGGAAATGCTGCCGGCGGCGCATCACGGCTACCGTTTCGACCTGGACGGCAAGGGCCCGACCGGTCACCCGAAGGAAGTCACCAACCCGCTGCCCGTATACAGCTGGTTCAAGGGGCAGTTGAGTTGCCGCTTCAACCAGAAAGCCATCGAAGAGGGTGCTGCCAAGATCGACGAACCGCTGACCAAGCTGCAGCAGGACACCATCCGTTTCATCGGCGAAACCGCGCTGCGGCCGGATGTGCAGATGTCGATGGATTTCCAGCCCGGCGATATCCAGTGGCTGAACAACTACGTCATCCTGCATTCGCGCACCGAATACGTGGATTATCCGGAACCGGACCGCAAGCGGCTGCTGCTGCGGTTATGGATCAACCACGCCAAGTCGCGGCCGCTGGACGATGCCTTCGCCAACAAGACGCTGATGGGTCCGCGCGTCGGCGTGAAGAAACGTCCGCCGACCTATCAGTTGAACGCCGCCGACTGA
- a CDS encoding aminotransferase class V-fold PLP-dependent enzyme has protein sequence MTLSRGRNFLHTPGPTNIPDRVLRAMAQPAVDFSTPEFLAMLRSIYVDLKRVFRTEAGDVIIYASNGHGAWEAALVNALSPGDHVLVPGAGHFSINWAEMAEAFGIVVETLPGDWRHGVDLNAVEAHLRADTDRRIKAVLTVHIDTATSLLCDLPAMRRAIDNAGHPALFMVDTVAALATVDFRMDEWGVDVAVGGSQKGLMQPPGLAFNAVSQKALDASDNATLPRLYWDWKRRQDEAYYKWFCGTPPEHLLFALREGLDMVFEEGLENAFARHARLAEAVRRCIAVWARGNCISLNAADPREAANSVTTILVDGGHDIEKFRLTCRDRFNVSIATGLGQSRGKAFRIGHMGFVNEPMIIGALAAVEASLGICGIPHEKGGVTAASEYLATA, from the coding sequence ATGACGCTTTCAAGAGGCCGAAATTTCCTGCACACGCCGGGCCCGACCAATATTCCCGACCGGGTGCTGCGCGCCATGGCCCAGCCGGCGGTGGATTTCTCCACGCCCGAATTCCTGGCAATGCTGCGCAGCATTTATGTCGATCTCAAGCGTGTATTCCGCACCGAGGCGGGCGACGTCATCATCTATGCCAGCAACGGGCATGGCGCCTGGGAAGCGGCCCTCGTCAACGCCCTGTCGCCCGGCGACCATGTTCTGGTGCCGGGAGCGGGGCATTTCTCCATCAACTGGGCGGAGATGGCCGAAGCCTTCGGCATCGTCGTCGAGACCCTGCCGGGTGACTGGCGCCACGGCGTAGACCTAAATGCGGTCGAAGCGCATCTGCGGGCGGATACGGATCGCAGGATCAAGGCGGTGCTGACGGTCCATATCGATACGGCTACCAGCCTGCTCTGCGACCTGCCGGCGATGCGACGTGCAATCGACAATGCGGGCCATCCGGCCCTGTTCATGGTCGATACGGTGGCGGCGCTGGCGACGGTCGATTTCCGCATGGACGAATGGGGCGTCGATGTCGCGGTCGGCGGGTCGCAGAAAGGTCTGATGCAGCCGCCGGGGCTCGCGTTCAACGCGGTCAGTCAAAAGGCGCTGGATGCTTCCGACAACGCGACGCTGCCGCGGCTCTACTGGGACTGGAAACGGCGCCAGGATGAGGCCTATTACAAGTGGTTCTGCGGTACGCCGCCGGAACACCTGCTGTTCGCGCTGCGCGAAGGGCTCGACATGGTGTTCGAGGAAGGCCTGGAAAACGCATTCGCCCGCCATGCCCGGCTGGCCGAAGCGGTGCGGCGCTGCATCGCCGTCTGGGCGCGGGGCAATTGCATTTCGCTGAATGCCGCCGACCCGCGCGAGGCGGCGAATTCCGTGACCACGATCCTGGTCGATGGCGGGCATGACATTGAAAAATTCCGCCTGACCTGCCGCGACCGGTTCAATGTCTCCATCGCCACGGGGCTGGGCCAGTCGCGCGGCAAGGCGTTCCGCATCGGCCATATGGGCTTCGTGAACGAACCGATGATCATCGGCGCGCTGGCCGCCGTCGAGGCAAGCCTTGGGATCTGCGGCATTCCGCATGAAAAGGGCGGCGTGACCGCCGCGTCGGAATACCTCGCGACAGCCTGA
- a CDS encoding sugar phosphate isomerase/epimerase: MKLSLSVRIAESPKRKDVAAVPIEDLAPLARDAGFQGLSMRASVVSVDTSPARVTAVRTLLDRLGLPVSMVTGDLPLAINNADATRALHNIAPYLDLAAGLGCGLLRVMMHGEDDIARARRAADQAAERSMTLSHQMHWGSLFETVDGAVEVLRRIDRANFGVTYEPANMLACGGPYGDDAIARLAPWLRNVYFQNIRLDPDSPMTFNTRCRGAVGVRFAALADPAGIDPAPIIGSLKRIGYDGWFSVHQPLGDGQTVEAAVREAAALFLPLLDAA; encoded by the coding sequence ATGAAACTGTCGCTGTCGGTTCGGATTGCCGAATCGCCGAAACGAAAAGATGTCGCGGCCGTCCCCATCGAGGATCTGGCGCCGCTGGCGCGCGATGCCGGGTTCCAGGGCCTGTCGATGCGGGCGTCGGTGGTTTCCGTCGATACGTCGCCCGCGCGGGTTACCGCCGTCCGGACGCTTCTGGACAGGCTTGGTCTGCCGGTGTCCATGGTGACCGGGGACCTGCCGCTCGCGATCAACAATGCCGATGCGACGCGCGCCCTGCACAACATTGCACCCTATCTCGACCTTGCTGCGGGACTCGGCTGCGGATTGCTGCGGGTCATGATGCATGGCGAGGACGATATCGCCCGCGCCCGGCGGGCCGCCGACCAGGCGGCGGAGCGAAGCATGACCCTCAGCCACCAGATGCACTGGGGCTCGCTGTTCGAAACCGTGGACGGCGCGGTCGAGGTGCTGCGACGCATCGACCGGGCCAATTTCGGCGTCACCTATGAACCGGCCAACATGCTGGCCTGCGGCGGCCCGTATGGCGACGATGCCATTGCGCGGCTGGCGCCCTGGCTGCGCAATGTCTATTTCCAGAACATCCGTCTCGACCCCGATTCACCGATGACCTTTAACACGCGCTGCCGGGGCGCCGTTGGCGTCCGGTTTGCCGCCCTCGCGGATCCGGCCGGGATCGATCCCGCGCCGATTATCGGGTCGCTGAAACGAATCGGCTATGACGGCTGGTTTTCGGTGCATCAGCCCCTGGGGGACGGGCAGACCGTCGAGGCGGCGGTTCGGGAGGCGGCGGCGCTGTTTTTACCGCTGCTGGACGCCGCCTGA
- a CDS encoding helix-turn-helix transcriptional regulator, which produces MTRDEVREIDQHVGRRLRQRRIMMDYSQTFLAEQVGLSFQQFQKYEKGANRISASKLHEFAQILDVPVSYFFEEMPTKIKAASQATDPAIDEDENPFTEPEVREFVQAYQKVASPTLRKSIFQAVKAVAKSSAG; this is translated from the coding sequence TTGACACGGGACGAAGTCCGCGAAATCGATCAGCATGTCGGACGGCGCCTGCGCCAACGCCGCATCATGATGGATTACAGCCAGACATTCCTGGCGGAACAGGTAGGGCTGTCCTTCCAGCAGTTCCAGAAATACGAAAAGGGCGCGAACAGAATCAGCGCCAGCAAACTGCATGAATTCGCGCAGATACTGGACGTGCCGGTTTCCTATTTCTTCGAAGAGATGCCGACCAAGATCAAGGCCGCCTCGCAGGCGACCGATCCGGCGATCGATGAGGATGAAAATCCGTTCACCGAACCGGAGGTGCGGGAATTCGTGCAGGCGTACCAGAAGGTTGCGAGCCCGACTCTGCGCAAGTCGATCTTTCAGGCCGTGAAAGCCGTCGCGAAATCCTCGGCAGGCTGA